CTTTATGTTTGAACTCCAGAGTCAGTTCAGGGTTGGGATCTCCGGCAGTAAAAGTAGTGGTGACTCCGTTGGCCAGGAATAACTTTGGAGTAACAACCGTATCCGTTTTGGTAACGCCATTATAGCGGACGTGATAATGGGAATGCAGATCAATCAGCCCGGGCAGGATATAATCCTGATCTTCTAATCTAAGTATGGGAAAATCCTCCCGGCTTGGGTTTCCAATTTCATGAATTTTACCAGCTACAATGGTTATTCCGGGGTTTTCAATGGCAGTGCCCTCTTCCACCTGAACCAGCCAGCCTCCTTGTATAATCAAGTCCTGAGTAAACGCGACAGGGCTACTCAATAGAATAAAGCTTAACAGAGCTACAAATGCCGTAATTGATTTCATGAAGAACAAGATTGGGTGAGAATTTCTGAAATGAATGTAGCTGAAATAGGAAAGCCGTGCAAAAGCAGATGATCCGTATGGAAATCTAAGATTTCCTAGGCGAGAGCTTATAAGTCATTGCTTCGCTGAAGACTTAAAAGAGCTGGGGGGGCTAGCCTATCGGATTATAGTTTGTCATATTCTTCAGGTTCCACATCAGGTACTTGATTCATTATATTTTCAAACCCCTGCTTGCTTCCCTTTTCTGCTCGTTCTTTAAGATAATCTATGGTCAATAATGCCGACATTTTTTCGGATACCGCCAATGTGATGAACTGATTCATAGAAACACCTTCTTTTTTAGCCAGTTCTTTTATTTTTTTATGTAGTGATTCGGGTAATCGAACGCTTAATGTACTCATGGTAACTCCTGTATGATTTGGAGAAATTCTTTTGCTGTCACCAACTCAATATTAAATTTATCAATGCCTTGAAAATCAGCTTTGTTGTACGTTACAATGTAATTGCAATTAGCTCTAACCGCTAATTCCAGGATCATGTCATCTTCAGGATCCTTCAAAATTGGACGCCATAAAAAATAGACTTCATGCCAGTTTCCAACCAGACACAAGTAATCTAAGAATTGGCCGATCTGAGACTCACTAAAGTTGAGTGTATCAAGCTTTCTAAGTAATACATCTTCATACTCAATAACGAGTGGAACCGACAAATTGATTTCAAATTTGGAAGAATCCAACAAAGAAAGCAATCTATATGAAGCCCCTCGCCTTGACCGAAGTGCTGAATAGATGATGTTTGTGTCTAATACAATTTGATGAATTGACATATGGTATTATATATAATACCATAAAAAGTAACAAGTGACGATTCACTTTTATATAGGCTAACCACCGCTTCGCTGAAGACTTAAAAGAGCTACGGAACCTGCAACTAACCGAATTCGATTATTGTAAATTTCGCGCTTTCAATTCTTTCTTCAGCGTTTCATACTTTTTCGGTTTTTTCAAAAATACATAAATCAAAAACAGAGGTATTAAGGTGAGAAATCCCCAAGCGTTTGAACCCACACTAAAAATGATGATTCCAACCAAAAACCCTATAAAAAAAGCATCTACCAAAGGTGATGGCTTATTACTCTGTGCTGC
The window above is part of the Balneola sp. genome. Proteins encoded here:
- a CDS encoding putative toxin-antitoxin system toxin component, PIN family, whose protein sequence is MSIHQIVLDTNIIYSALRSRRGASYRLLSLLDSSKFEINLSVPLVIEYEDVLLRKLDTLNFSESQIGQFLDYLCLVGNWHEVYFLWRPILKDPEDDMILELAVRANCNYIVTYNKADFQGIDKFNIELVTAKEFLQIIQELP
- a CDS encoding FUSC family protein encodes the protein MNQKELSQLSDSELLEAAQSNKPSPLVDAFFIGFLVGIIIFSVGSNAWGFLTLIPLFLIYVFLKKPKKYETLKKELKARNLQ
- a CDS encoding toxin-antitoxin system HicB family antitoxin, with translation MSTLSVRLPESLHKKIKELAKKEGVSMNQFITLAVSEKMSALLTIDYLKERAEKGSKQGFENIMNQVPDVEPEEYDKL